A stretch of DNA from Serinibacter arcticus:
GGCCCCGAGCGCCCGGGCCGCCTGCTCGGTGCGCGGGTCGAGGCGCTCCCACACGGTGCCGACCATGCGGACCACGAGCCCGTAGTTGAAGAACACCAGCGCCGCGATGATCGCCGGGAACGTGCGGTCCCAACCGAGGAAGCCGAGCGGGCCCGCGGGCGCGAGGAGCGCGCGGAACGCGACGCCGACGACCACGCTCGGCAGCACGAACGGCACCGCGACCAGCGCGCGCACCACGCGGCGCCCCGGGAACGTGCGGCGGTAGAGCACGTACGCCCCGGGGACGCCGAGCAGGACGGCGATGACCGTGCCGAGCGAGGCCTGGCCGAGCGTGTGGCCGACGACGCGCCACGTGCGCGCGCTGCCGAGCACCTCCGCGAAGCCGCCGAGGTCGAGCACGCCGTCGGTGACGAAACCGCGCGCGACCAGGGTCGCCACGGGGTAGGCGAAGAACACGCCGAGAAAGGCGAGCGGGAGCACGACGGCGAGGGTCCACGCCGTCGTGCGCCCCGCCGTCGCCCACGAGAGCCTTCGCGAGGCCTTTCTGGCGCGGTCGCGAGGCCCTTCGGGTCCGTTCCCGAGGCCCTTCGGGCTCGCATCCGAGGCCGTTGTGGTCACCACGGCGTCACCGCAGCGCACCCGAAAGGCCTCGCGACGACGCCGCAACGGCCTCGGGAACGGACCCGAAGGGCCTCGCGGATGGTTGTCACCCCAGGACCGTCTGCGTCCAGGTGTCGATCCAGTCGCTCCGGTTCGCGGTGATGTCGGCGGCCGGGACGTCCCACGGCGCGCTCGCGAGCGGCGCGAACTCGGCCCAGTCGGCCGGGAGCTCGACGCCTGCGTCGACGGGGTAGACGTACATCTGCTCGGGGACGTCGGCCTGGACCGGCTCCGAGAGCAGGAAGTCGACGAACGCCTGCGCGCCCTCGGGGTTCGCGGCGCCGTCGAGCACGCCCGCGTACTCGACCTGGCGGAAGCAGGTGTCCAGCAGCGCGGCGGTGGTGGGGACGCCGTCGTCGCCGATGGTCACGGGCGGGGAGGAGGCGTAGGACAGCACGACCGGGCGCTCACCCTCGCCCTCGCCGCCGGAGAAGTCGACGTAGTAGGCGTCGGACCAGCCGTCGACCACGAGCACGTCGTTGTCGCGCAGCTGCTCCCAGTAGGCGACCCAGCCGGACTCGCCCTTGGCCCCGATCGTGGCGAGCAGGAACGCGAGCCCGGGCGAGGACGTCGCGGGGTTGGTCACGACCGTCTGCCCCGCGTACTCGGGCAGCACCAGGTCGTCGAAGGAGGCGGGCGGCTCCTGCCCGTTCTCCTCGTACCAGCCGAGGTCGACGTTGAGGCAGACGTCGGAGACGTCGATCGGCGTCAGCGCGTCCCCGAGCAGGTACTGCTCGGCGCTCGCCGGCAGCGCGGGCGAGGTGTACGGCGCGAACACGCCCTCGTCCACGGCGCGCGAGGCGAACGTCGTGTCGACGCCGAACACCACGTCCCCCAGCGGCGAGGCCTTGGTCAGCACGAGCTGGTTGACGAGCGCGCCGCCGTCGCCGGGCGCGACCTGCGTGACCGCGATGCCCGTCTCCTCCGTGAACGCCGCGAGCACGTCCTCGCTGAGGTTGAACGAGTCGTGGGTGACCAGCGTGATGGACGACGACGGCGACGCGCCCTCGCCCGACGGCTCACCGGAGTCGGTGGCCGAGTCGCTCGGGCTGCTCGTCGCGCTCGGCGCGGGCGAGCCGCCGCCGAGCGAGCAGCCCGCGAGGGCGAGGAGCGAGGCGGACGTGAGCGCCGCCGTCGCGATCAGCGGGCGACGGCGGAGGCGCGGGCGCGCGGTGGTGGGGGTCATGCGGTGGTCCTCCCAGAGGTGCGTGGGAGGGCCCGGCGCGCGGGTGCGCACCGGGGAGAGAATTCCCGACTTCCTTCGCCGGTGCTAACCGGAGCAGGTTCGAGGGTCTGCGGCTGGGCCGCACTCTCAGCGCGTCCGGCGTCGATCGAGTGATCGGGCCGGTGGGGCGCTCCCCTGTCGTTCGAGGACGAGCCTACCGCCGAGGACCCTGCACACCCCGCACGTGGTCGGCCAGCAGCTCGCTGCCGCCGCCGAGCCCGGTGGTCTCCACGACCAGCAGGTCGGTGCGCGGTCGTCGCGACCACGGCCCCGCCTCGCGACGGACGACGACCGCCCCGGGGCGGCGCGGCCGCAGGAGCAGGCGGTCGGCCATCGGGGTGACGAGGTCGACGTCGACGAGC
This window harbors:
- a CDS encoding thiamine ABC transporter substrate-binding protein, which translates into the protein MTPTTARPRLRRRPLIATAALTSASLLALAGCSLGGGSPAPSATSSPSDSATDSGEPSGEGASPSSSITLVTHDSFNLSEDVLAAFTEETGIAVTQVAPGDGGALVNQLVLTKASPLGDVVFGVDTTFASRAVDEGVFAPYTSPALPASAEQYLLGDALTPIDVSDVCLNVDLGWYEENGQEPPASFDDLVLPEYAGQTVVTNPATSSPGLAFLLATIGAKGESGWVAYWEQLRDNDVLVVDGWSDAYYVDFSGGEGEGERPVVLSYASSPPVTIGDDGVPTTAALLDTCFRQVEYAGVLDGAANPEGAQAFVDFLLSEPVQADVPEQMYVYPVDAGVELPADWAEFAPLASAPWDVPAADITANRSDWIDTWTQTVLG